The genomic stretch ACCTCAGATTTAGGCGGTGGCGCAAGGGGTGCGGACACCGGACCTGCGGCCGGAATGGAAGCAGGCGGCGCCACCACTTCACCGGCGATCGCCTGAGCGGCGTCGAGCAGCGCGCGGTCACCGTCCGACAGTTTGCTGCGGTCGATCTTGCCGAGTTTGGTGCGCACATCCTCGATCGTATCGGAAGTCACGGTGGACAGGCTGGAGTAGAGAAGTGCGCGCGGATCGCTCTGATTGGTGTTGCCGTCACGGCCCTGCTCGGCCTTTGCCGAGGCGAAGGCCGACAATTCACTGAGGCCGTCGATCGCGGCGCGGCGGGCGATGCGCAGATAAATCACCTTCTCGCGCTCGGGATCCATCATCGAGGTGATGTCGGCGAGCTTGTCCTGGCTGATCGACATATGCAGCGTGATGACGCCGGAGACGAAGGAATCGGCGAACTGGCTGGCATAGGGCGAATAGAGATAGCGCTCGACATACTGGGTGGAGACAAGCGCGAACCGAGCCGCGTCACCTTGCGCGGTGGCGATACCAACCGAGCGCCGCAAGGCCGCTTCCTCGACCAGTGTGCCGGGGCTGAGCAGCTTGGCCTCTTCGAGCAGCGTCAGCGCCGCTGCCGGCTGATCGCCGGCAAGCAGCGATCCTTTGACCAGCGCGAGGAAGGCGCCGAGATCGCCGGGCAGTGTCATCGGATCGATAGGCCTCAGGGCTTCGATCGCGGCGCCGGGCCGGCCGTTCAGATAGTCGATCACACCCTTGGCTAGGGCAAGGCTGCCCGGGTCCGTGGCGGCACGCGACACGGCCGCCTCGACGGTCACCGGATTGCCGCCGCTCATGCCGTAGACCAGCAGCGCGCGAAAATTCTTGGGATCCTTGAAGTCCTCCGCATCCGCCTGGCGCAGGCGCGCATCGGTCATCTCGAGCAGCTTGGCCTGCATCGGCATCGCTGCGTGATCGCCGGCCGCGATGCGGTCCTGGACAAGCTGCAGCGAACGCACCAACTGGTAGGGCTGCAGCGTGTCCTGGGCGAGGGCGACCGACGGATATCCGGCTGCCAGCAGCAACAGGCCCATCAGCCGGCTGGTGACGGCGGCCCGCTTCATCCGCCGGTCGCCATCAGGATCTCGATGCGGCGGTTGGCCGCCGACATGGGGTCGGCCGGGTCTTTCGGCTGGCGATCGGCGAAGCCGGCGACCTCGGTGATACGGCGTTCGTCGACGCCGCCGCGCACCAGCATGTAGTAGGCGGAATGCGCGCGCGCCGTCGACAGCCGCCAATTGTCGTAGCTGGCGCTGCGGAAGGGGCGCGCATCGGTGTGGCCGTTGATGCTGATGGTGCCCTTCTGGCTGTTGATGATGCGGCCGATCTTTTCCATCGCCAGCACCAGTTCGCGGCTCGGCACCGCCGATCCGACTTCGAACATGCCGAAGTCGAGCTGGTCGGTGATCGAGATGACGACGCCCTTGTCGGTGGCTTCGACCGAAACGCCGTCGTGTAGCTTGTCGCCGGGCTTGAAGGCATCGGCCAGCTGCCGCTTGACGTCGGCCGCGGCCTTTACGGCAGCGGCGGTCGGCGGCTTCTCCCCGGCTTCAGGCGCGGTCGTCTCTTGCGCGGCGGCCGCGGTATCCGCCTTGGCGGCGGCCACAGCCTTGCTGTCCGTCTTGGCATCACCAG from Mesorhizobium sp. 113-3-3 encodes the following:
- a CDS encoding chemotaxis protein MotC, whose product is MKRAAVTSRLMGLLLLAAGYPSVALAQDTLQPYQLVRSLQLVQDRIAAGDHAAMPMQAKLLEMTDARLRQADAEDFKDPKNFRALLVYGMSGGNPVTVEAAVSRAATDPGSLALAKGVIDYLNGRPGAAIEALRPIDPMTLPGDLGAFLALVKGSLLAGDQPAAALTLLEEAKLLSPGTLVEEAALRRSVGIATAQGDAARFALVSTQYVERYLYSPYASQFADSFVSGVITLHMSISQDKLADITSMMDPEREKVIYLRIARRAAIDGLSELSAFASAKAEQGRDGNTNQSDPRALLYSSLSTVTSDTIEDVRTKLGKIDRSKLSDGDRALLDAAQAIAGEVVAPPASIPAAGPVSAPLAPPPKSEVAATQAADEAGLPPVEGAVSERPAAPPSGGTVAAAPSAPAPSADSATVLPASASANSAGPDTTDPTDAAMMKTRRQLDLIDQMLGAAPK